tgtcaagcctctaaccctccttcctagcaaaccgttgtttggctatgttaccgcttttgctcagccccttttatagcgttgctagttgcaggtgtcttgcaggttgttccatgttggaacaggaatatgttgggatatcacaatatctcttattttacttaatgcatctatatacttggcaaagggtggaaggcttgacCTTTTGctcggtgttttgttccactcttgccgccctagtttccgtcataccggtgttatgttccttgattttgcgctccttacgcggttggggttatgggacccccttgacagttcgctttgaataaaactcctccagcaaggcccaaccttggttttaacatttgcctaACAACAACCCAAACTTTTCCCTAGGGAGTTGCAAACCCGAGgatcatctttatttaacccccccgggccagtgttcctttGAGTGCTGGTCAacctgggcgatgtccggcgcccctgggcaaccagggtctcagccaacccgacgtctcgcccatccggtgtgccctgagaacgagatatgtgcagctcctatcgggatttgtcggcacattcgggcggtcgtgctggtcttgttttaccattgtcgagatgtcttgtaaccgggattccgagtctaaTCGGGTtattccgggagaaggaatatccttcgttgatcgtgagagtttgtgatgggctaagttgggacacccctgcagggtataaactttcgagagtcgtgcccgcggttatgtggcagataggaatttgttaatatccggttgtagagaacttgacacttgacttaattaaaatgcatcaaccgtgtgtgtagccgtgatggtctcttttcggcggagtccgggaagtgaacacggtttgggttatgtttgaacgtaagtagttcaggatcacttcttgatcacttctattTTACGACCGTTGTGTAGTTTCTCAccttactcttgtactcgtatGTTAGCCGCCATATTTGCTTAGCGCTTGCTGCAACTTCACCTCATAACcacatcctacccataagcttaaatagtcttgatctcgcgggttttgagattgctgagtcctcgtgactcacggatactaccaaaacagttgcaggtgccgaggataccagtacAGGTGATGCCACCGAACTCAAgcgggagttcgacgaggaccttggccgttactatgtttcgtttccggatgatcagtagtggtgcccagttgggacgatcgggatttaacatttggggttatcttctttttatttggatttgtccgtagtcggactatgtgtgtactctgattgatgtatgaattatttgaTCATTGTGTGacgtggcgattgtaagccaactatTTATTCCATCCTTGTTCTtgtacatgggattgtgtgaagatgacccttcttgtgacaaaaccaaaatgcggttatgcctctaagtcgtgcctcgataggtgggagatatagccgcatcttGGGCGTTACAGTGTTGGATGGCAAAACATGTTAGAACCGCGTGGCCGGATGGATGCGGGCGGTTTAAGGGTTtgcattggagatgcccttagatTGCACTCTAGCCTTGCTACACTCGGTGCCTTGACAGAGACGTAGATGTCACCATCCCTGACTGGGTCCTTTCTAACTTGGGCAAGGGAGAAAGGGCCTCCCACAAGAGGTTGAAGATTGAAGCAAATTGAAGCCTTTTGCTTGTTTGAGCCACTGCTCCGGTAGTAATGGTCGATGTGGCAAACAATGAAGGACGAAGCACATCAAACCTAGCAATCGCTTGCCTCAACACCATAGATTGAGGACAAGCGGCCGCAAATCTCAGGGCACATCTTTGTCATGGCAGCGCACCCCCCTCActcacacacgcgcgcgcgcatgcacacacacacacacacacacacacacacagagagagagtcTATCGTGCAACCGAGCTTACTGGGGAACCTCTTATTGGACCCGGCGCCTTCCACCAATGAAGGCCACCATAGGAGAGAGCCAACATCCGACGAACGCTACTCAAATACACCGGAATGGAGCAAAGACAAGGCATGACGCGATTCGTCTTCAAGGCAAGACACCCAAACCTAGTTGTACACCTAATAGTAGACCTACATGGGAACGGATACATGGTTACCTTTCTCATGCTCGCTCATGGTGGCTTCACCGCTAAAGAAGGGAAAAGGAGCCGGGCTAGGGGCGGCGACTCTCAAGGAAGAAGGTGAGGGGGAATAAAAGTAAGAGGACAAATGAACTTCTCGTTGTAAGCATATAATAGtgagtttttcaaaaaaaaagtttccTAAGAATGACTAAATTAGTGGTATTAGTATTACCCAAAAAGAAGAAAGGAAATGAAAcataaactaaaacaaaaatcaAAATAATTAAGTTTTCTGAAAAAGAACGAATTAGTGGATGTGGTATCACCCTTTAAGAACAAAAAACGAAATAAAAACTAAAAGaaaatcaaaataatgaagttCTCTAATAAAGAACAAATTGTCGGCATTGGTtttaccctttaagaagaaaaaaaatctaaaacAAACATTGACAAAATCTGCACACAATATACACAAAAATTACACTTTTTTAGAATATAAAAGAATAATCATATAAAAATCAAACACAAACAATGACAATATTTGCACACAATATACACAAAAAATACGCTTTTTTAGAATATGCAAGAATAAAAATAATAGTGCATTTTTTGAAAAAACATATATACATAAAAGTAAGGAATTAATGGCATTACTATTATTACCCttataaaaaagaaaagaaaaaataaaacaaataaaataatgaagttttctaagAATGAAGGAATTAGTGGCTTTGGTATTCCtcaaaatgaaataaaaaataatactccctccgtttttatttgctttgcatattagatttgactaaagtcaaacttcgtaaagtttgaccaagttcatagaatataaacatttaccataacaaatttatgtgatgtgaaagtacattcaataatgaatctaatggtattgatatATTATTGTATATATTAATATTTTTGTCTATTTTTTTGGTCAAAGTTTACAAAGCTTAACTTTGACCAAAACTAATacgcagagtaaataaaaacggagggagcaCAAAAATATTAAACAAACAATGATAAAATTTGCACAAAATATACACAAAAATTGTGCTTTAAAAAATATTCAAGAATAATCATATAATAGGGAATTTTTGAAAAACGTATTCATAAGAAGGAATGAATTAGTGCCATTGGTATTACTTTTTTAAGAAATATAAACTGGGATAAAAACTATAAAAAATCAAATTAATGAAGTATCCTACGAAAGAGTGAATATAGACATTGGTATTTACCCGTTAAGAATAaagaaaagtaaaataaaaattaTAACACACAATCAAAAAATATTACACACAGTATGCACAAAAAATGTACTTTTTATAAGATGCAAGAGTCTGCATATAATTGTGGAATTATGGCAAAAAAGAAGTTTCCTTAGAACCAATGCATTAGTGCCTCTGGTGTTACCCTTagagaagaaagaaaagaaaataaatataaaacaaattaaaataataattTTTACAAGAAATAATTAATTAGTGGCATTGATATGACCATTAAAGAAGAAAGCAAATGTTTGTTTTAACTTACGACAACTTTGAACTAAAATTGCACCTATGCAAAAAATAATCGTATAAAAGTGTCATTTTGGCACATATTATACAGTATTTATGTACATACATTTAAACTCGCAAACAACCGAATAATACCCAAAAAAtaaaatttaaaaataaaaaGTGAAAGCGCATAAAAACTAGGGTGAAAATAGTTTTCTTTAAGATAGAAAACAAAAGAAGATAGGGAGTGGCTGGGTCGTGAGATGGGTAATGGGATTTAGCCTGTTAAGGACTTACTGGGCCAAAACTGAGGTCAGTCGAATTCGCAGACTAGAAATACCGGTTACTCAAAAAAAAAAACCGAAGAACAAAAATAGATGCACAGATCTTGAAGCAGCAATCAACTGTCTGGAAAATCGACTGGCCCAAACTCAATTTTCAGCCATCTTATATACACATAGCTAAAGTGAAAAAGTGCACGCAAAAGTGGTATCTGCAAAGCATCAAACAGAAGAGCCGCAGATTGATAACACGATCTCGCGCGGACACAAAACGATCCCGTACAGCTATATACTAAAGTGGCACATGAACGGTGGCATGCAGCCACAGATCGCTTTTCCTCCTCGCTGTGATCCCGAGCGCCTCCGCCATGTCCAGTCCACCCGCGCCGCCGGGGAGCTCCCAGTCGAAGTGGAAGAGGAGGCTCGCCAACGCGAGCTCCATGACGGCGAGCCCGAACGTTATCCCTGGGCACATCCTCCGGCCTGCGCCGAACGGCACGAGCTCGAAGTCCGCCCCCCGAAAGTCTGccgccgcagcgccgccgccggcctcttCGAACCTCTCCGGCCTGAACTCCTCGGCGTCGACGCCCCAGCTCGCCGTGTCCCGCCCGATCGCCCACGCGTTGACGAGCACCATGGCGCCCTTGGGAACGTCGTGGCCGAGCATGCTCTGGGGCTCCGTGCACTCCCGCGGGAGGAGCAGCGGCACCGCCGGATGCAGCCGGAGCGTCTCCTTGATTACGAGATGCAGGTAGCGTAGCTCCGGCAGGACCTCCTCCCGGACGCGGCTCTCCCCCGGGAGGGCGCCCCGCACCTCCGCCTGGGCCCTCCGGAGCGCCGCCGGGCTCCGCATGAGCTCCGCCATGGCCCATTGGAGCGTCGTCGCCGAGGTCTCGCTCCCTGCTCCGAATAGATCCGTGATCACCGCACGGATGGTTCCAATGTCGAGAGGTGCGCGGAGGCCACCGTCCGCCTGGATCCGCAGTAGCACGTCGAGGAGGTCTCTGTCATCGTCGCCAGCGCCGGCCGTCCTCTTGCGCTCCCGGTGCTCGGCGATGATGCCGTCCATGAGCCGAGACATCTCACGGCTGTGCGCCTCCGCGCGGCGTGCCGCCCCGCTGAACGCGCGCGCGAGACGTGACGACGGGAACAGGTCGGCGAGGCTGAACCCAGCGGCCACCTTGACGCCCTCGTCCAGGCGATCCAGGAACTCGTCGCGGAGGTCCCCGATCCTATCGCCCACCACGGCGCGCACCACCGCGTCGGTGACGTAGGTTGCGAGGAGCGTGCTGACGTTCACGGGctccgacgccgacgccgccagcgACGCAACGACGGAGGCGACGAGGCTCGCGGCCTCGGCCTCGCGTGACCCCCGGAGGGACCGGACCCGGCGCGCGCCGAGCAGCTCGGTGACGCAGAGCTTCCGGATCTCGCGCCAGTGCGCGCCGTGCGGCGCGAACGCCACGCCGAGGCCGTCCCTGGTGAGCGCGCGGATGGTGGCGGTGCGCGGCCGCGTGGCGAAGGCGGCGTCGTGGGTCTTCATGACCTCCCGCGCCGCGCCGGCCGACGAGGCGACGACGACCCGGAGCTCGCCGAGGCGGAGCAGCATGAGCGGCGCGTCGAGCCGGTGGGCGAGGTCGCGCATGGCGCGGTGCGGGAGCGCGCCGACGAGGTGGTGCAGGCTGCCGATGACCGGCAGCTGCCATGGCCCCGGTGGAGGGTTCTCCCCGCCGTGCTTGCGCGGACGGAGcttgacgaggaggaggagagggagtaCTAAGATAATGGCCAGGACGAGGTAATGGTGATAGTGGTGATGCGCCTCTTGGTTCGCCATGGCTGGGTAGGGAGTGCGTCGAGTTTCCTTCTTTGCGCCTGAAGCTCTCTACCTTGTGTGTaggtaggagtactaggtagcGGTAGCTGGACACTACGCCAGTTGACCAGCTAATGAAGTGCTTAACTAAGTGGAGCATGTGAATGGCGAGTGATTATTTTTAAGAACACGCGGCAACTTTCCAAGTCAACGACTATAGCTGGCATATACCGCGATTTGCAACTTGTAACCATCTTGACAGACACATATAGAGATGTTTGTGATTTTATAGTTTTCCTTTATTTGGATGAGTTTTTCTACAAATTTTTGTGGTTTAACTTTTCTTATTGACATTACACTACAATTACTCCATATTTATGGGGCTGATTTATTTCTCACAAATAACATGCCCAGTTGTATGACAAATGGTTCTTTCTTATAGTCCTCCATTCCTAAGTTGAACCATCAAAACGTCATATATTTAGCAATAAAGGGAGTAAACGTTAATACATAGCTAATGTACGTTCGGCCCCTTAAGCAAAAGGTGACGTTCATGGAAGTCAGTAGCGTGTGGACACACCACTAGCCTTCCTCCCCCCTCCTCAACATCTTCTTTACTTCCACAAAAAGAATTTGCCATACTATATTAGAGTGAAATGCCATGTTATGGCAATGTTATCAACAGGAGGAAAAAATATCATGGCATTTGAGGGATTGACATGGTGCAACATAGAAGAATTGACATGCTATAGATGTTAGAACATGGTAAATGTTGCATCAGAGAGAATTGCTGCACTATACGATAGGAAAATGCGTACATAGCTAAGAATTGGCATGCTCACAAAATAGGATTACCATGCTACAACAAATAGAATTGTCATCCAACGGTAAAGAAAGTTGCCACACATATTTCATGAATAGCCACGTCACATGAGACGGAACTGCCATGCTACACACGGTAATTGTGTTACATGAGACGGAACTGCTATGCTACACACAGTAATTGTCATGCTCTATATAAAGAATGTCACCTGTTCAAGATTTGCATCGTTCGCTCAGGGGTGGATGAAGCGAACGATGCTCCATGGGGATTCCCACATTGGTCAAGCGCTGAGTTTCGTGTGCGGGGTCGGACACGCCACAAAGCATTCGCTGCAAATACCGTTTTCGGAGAACGTTCACTCACTATCCTTTTATAGCCATACCCCTCTACAGACCTACTGCATGCCCCATCTTTGCGTAAGTTAATTGAATAAATGGGGAAGCAATGCTACAAGGACGATACTCTTTGGACAACTTTTCCATGACGATTCACCACGGCCTTTCATCACGTTCGGTGCATGGAGCTGAACCTTTGGATCATCAATCGTTCAAAGGATTGACAAGATGAACGTCGTGTGGAAAGTAGTTCCGTAAATGGGGGACAGGGGTCTCCTTCCCGCACCCCTCTCTAAATTCTGAAATGAATCACAAGTTGGactttgtgttggggaacgtagtatttcaaaaaaattgcttaggatcacgcaaaatctatctaggagaagcatagcaacgagcagggagagtgcgtctacataccctcatagaccgaaagcagaagtgtttagtaacgcggttgatgtagtcaaacgtcttcgcgatccaaccgatccaagtaccgaacgcacggcacctccgtgatctgcacacattcagctcggtgacgtccctcgaactcttgatccagttgaggccgagggagagtttcgtcagcacgatggcgtggtgacggtgatgataaagttaccggcgcagggcttcgcctaagcactacgatgatatgactgaggtgttgaactgtggagggggagcaccgcacacggctaagagattgtctgttgtgcctttggggtgcccccctgcccccgtatataaaggaggggaggaggaggccgtccAACAAGGGGCACGCCGgggagaggggaatcctactaggactccagtcctagtgggattcggccccacccttttttccttctaccggagggggaaaagggaaaggggagggagtaggagaaggaaaggggggtggcgccccttcccaagtccaattcggcctcctcccttgtggggggcgcaccagccctttgtgggctggttagcctccctcctatggcccataaggcccatatctttccccggggggttccggtaacctcccggtactccggaaaaatgcccgaatcactcggaaccattccgatgtccgaatgcaacctttcaatatatgaatctttacctctcgaccatttcgagactcctcttcatgtctgtgatctcatccgggactccgaacaaacttcggtacatcaaatcacataactcataatacaaatcatcatcgaacgttaagcgtgcggaccctacgggtttgagaactatgtagacatgaccgagacacatcttcgctcaataaccaatagcggaacctggatgctcatattggctcctacatattctacgaagatctttatcggtcaaaccgcataacaacatgcgttgttccctttgtcatcggtatgttacttgcccgagattcgatcatcggtatcatcatacctagttcaatctcgttaccggcaagtctctttactcgttccgtaatgcatcatcccgcaactaactcattagtcacattgcttgcaaggcttatagtgatgatcattaccgagagggcccagagatacctctctgatactcggagtgacaaatcctaatctcgatctatgccaactcaggaaacaccatcggagacacctgtagagcatctttataatcacccaattacgttgtgacatttgatagcacactaagtgttcctccggtattcgggagttgcataatctcatagtcatatgaacatgtataagtcatgaagaaagcaatagcaacaaactaaacgatcatagtgctaagctaatggatgggtcttgtccatcacatcattctctaatgatgtgatcccattcatcaaatgacaacacatgtctatggctaggagacttaaccatctttgattaacgagctagtcaagtagaggcatactagggacactatgttttgtctatgtattcacacatgtattaagtttccggttaatacaattctagcatgaataataagcatttatcatgatataaggaaatataaataacaactttattattgcctctagggcatatttccttcagtctcccacttgcactagagtcaataatctagttcacatcgccatgtgatttaacaccaatagtgcacatcgtcatgtgatttaacactctatagttcacatcgccatgtgaccaatacccaaaggatttactagagtcaataatctagttcacatcgccatgtgattaacactcaaagagtactaaggtgtgatcatgttttgcttgtgagagaggtttagtcaacaggtctgccactttcagatccgtatgtattttgcaaatttctatgtctacaatgatctgcatggagctactctatctaattgctcccactttcaatatgtatccagattgagacctagagtcatctggatcagtgtcaaagcttgcatcgacgtaaccctttacgacgaacctttttgtcacttccataaccgagaaacatgtccttattccacttaggataattttgaccgttgtccagtgatccactcctggatcactattgtaccctcttgccaaactcatggtgaggtacacaataggtttggtacacagcatagcatactttatagaacctatggttgaggcatagggaatgactttcattctctctctatcttctgccgtggtcgggctttgagtcttactcaacttcacaccttgcaacacaggaaagaactctttctttgactgttccattttgaactacttcaaaaatttgtcaaggtatgtactcattgaaaatttttatcaagcgtcttgatctatctctatagatcttgatgcttaatatgtaagcaggttcaccgaggtctttctttgaaaaactcctttcaaacactcctttatgctttccagaaaattctacatcatttccgatcgataatatgtcattcacatatacttatcagaaaggatgtagtgctcccactcactttcttgtaaatacaggcttcaccgcaagtctgtataaaactatatgctttgatcaactcatcaaagcgtatattccaactccgagatgcttgcaccagtccatagatggatcgctggagctttgcacactttgttaggacctttaggatcgacaaaaccttctggttgcatcatatacaactcttctttaagaaatccattaaggaatgcaggtttgacatccatttgccaaatttcataaaatgcggcaattgctaacatgattcggacagacttttaagcatcgatacaagtgagaaaatctcatcgtagtcaacaccttaaacttgtcaaaaacctttttcgacaattcgagctttgtagatagtatcactactatcagcgtccgtcttcctcttgaagatccatttattcttaatggcttgccgctcatcgggcaagtccaccaaagtccacactttgttctcatatatggatcctatctcagatttcatggcctcaagccattttgcggaatctgggctcatcatcgcttcctcatagttcgtaggttcgtcatggtctagtaacatgacttccagaacaggattaccataccactctggtgcggaccgtactctggttgacctacgaggttcggtagtaacttgatctgaagtttcatgattatcatcattagcttcctcactaattggtgtaggaatcactggaactgatttctgtgttgaactactttccaattcgggagaaggtacaattacctcttcaagttctactttcctcccactcacttctttcgagagaaactccttctctagaaagtatccatttttagcaacgaatatcttgccttcggatctgtgatagaaggtgtacccaacaggtttcctttgggtatccgatgaagacacatttctccgatttgggctcgagcttatcaggttgaaactttttcacataagcatcgccgccccaaactttaagaaacgacagcttaggtttcttgccaaaccacagttcatatggtgttgtctcaacggatttagatggtgccctattaacgtgaatgcagttgtctctaatgcataaccccaaaacgatagtggtaaatcggtaagagacatcatatatcgcaccatatctaataaagtacggttacgacattcggacacaccatttcgctggggtgttccaggtggcgtgagttgcgaaactattccatattgtttcaaatgaataccaaactcatgactcaaatattcacctccacgatcagatcgtagaaactttattttcttgttatgatgattttccacttcactctgaaattctttgaacttttcaaatgtttcagacttatgtttcatcaagtagatatacccatatctgctcaaatcatctgtgaaggtcaaaaaataacgatacccgccgcgagcctcaacactcatcggaccgcatacatcagtatgtattatttccaataagtcagttgcttgctccattgttccagagaacggagtcttagtcatcttgcccatgaggcatggttcgcaagcatcaagtgattcataatcaagtgattccgaaagcccatcagcatggagtttcttcatgtgctttacaccaatatgacctaaacggcagtgccacaaataagttgcactatcattattaattttgcatcttttggcttcaatattt
The sequence above is a segment of the Aegilops tauschii subsp. strangulata cultivar AL8/78 chromosome 6, Aet v6.0, whole genome shotgun sequence genome. Coding sequences within it:
- the LOC109746587 gene encoding desmethyl-deoxy-podophyllotoxin synthase-like; the protein is MANQEAHHHYHHYLVLAIILVLPLLLLVKLRPRKHGGENPPPGPWQLPVIGSLHHLVGALPHRAMRDLAHRLDAPLMLLRLGELRVVVASSAGAAREVMKTHDAAFATRPRTATIRALTRDGLGVAFAPHGAHWREIRKLCVTELLGARRVRSLRGSREAEAASLVASVVASLAASASEPVNVSTLLATYVTDAVVRAVVGDRIGDLRDEFLDRLDEGVKVAAGFSLADLFPSSRLARAFSGAARRAEAHSREMSRLMDGIIAEHRERKRTAGAGDDDRDLLDVLLRIQADGGLRAPLDIGTIRAVITDLFGAGSETSATTLQWAMAELMRSPAALRRAQAEVRGALPGESRVREEVLPELRYLHLVIKETLRLHPAVPLLLPRECTEPQSMLGHDVPKGAMVLVNAWAIGRDTASWGVDAEEFRPERFEEAGGGAAAADFRGADFELVPFGAGRRMCPGITFGLAVMELALASLLFHFDWELPGGAGGLDMAEALGITARRKSDLWLHATVHVPL